A portion of the Cyanobium sp. PCC 7001 genome contains these proteins:
- a CDS encoding bifunctional acetate--CoA ligase family protein/GNAT family N-acetyltransferase, which yields MSDARGRSTDPTYDILRSERQPLSSLFRPACVAVVGASERPGSVGRTQLWNLIRSPFGGTVYPVNPHRHSVLGVRCCAGVAEIPEPVDLALIATPAPTVPARLEECAAAGVKAAIVISAGFREVGAEGVALESRLRQILRGSGMRLLGPNCLGLMNPRLGLNATFASGMAAPGHVGFLSQSGAICTAVLDWSHRQGVGFSAFVSMGSMLDVGWGDLITYLGDDPATRSIVVYMEAVGDARAFLSAAREVALTKPIVLIKGGRTDEAARAAASHTGSLAGSDAVLEAALRRCGVLRVDRLSDLFDLADVLAKQPKVPSGPRLAIVTNAGGPGVLATDALVLSGGQLAQLSSAGVEALDAVLPGQWSHGNPIDILGDADPERYASAIRIALDDPGSDGLLVILTPQAMTDPTTTAQRLRELAEGSHKPLIASWMGGDEVASGAAILNAAGIATNPYPDAAARLFVSLWTFGYNLRGLYETPVLLPESDQEMDQEAALAPGDGEAPGPGAGARLLRQAQEEGRELLSEAEAKQVLAAAGIPVLETRLAATAAEACAAAEAIGYPVVLKLNSRTITHKSDVGGVWLDLASPAAVTAAFDAMARRIPEQFGPQAFDGVSVQPMLQRQGSLELIAGSSLDPQFGPVILFGSGGTLVEVSRDSAVGLPPLNTTLARRLMEQTRVFRALQGVRGGPPADLEGLERLLVRLSRLVLEQPAIREIDINPLLVRPGDARQPLVAVDARIVIHPVAGASCHLPRPAIRPYPSQYVRHWHLQDGTPVTIRPIRPEDEPLLVAFHRTLSEESVYFRYFHMMALSHRTAHERLLRICFTDYERELALVVDRRDPDSGEHRILAVGRLSRLHGCNEAEFAMLISDPYQRQGLGTELLAQLLHIGREEGVDRVKAEILHENRAMQRVCGKLGFSQRSTPEAVEAWIDLAAASPRT from the coding sequence ATGTCCGACGCCCGGGGCCGCAGCACCGATCCCACCTATGACATCCTCCGCAGTGAGCGCCAGCCCCTGTCCTCCCTGTTCCGGCCAGCCTGCGTGGCGGTGGTGGGGGCCAGCGAGCGGCCGGGCAGCGTGGGGCGCACCCAGCTCTGGAACCTGATCCGCTCACCCTTCGGCGGCACGGTGTATCCGGTGAACCCGCATCGGCACAGCGTGCTGGGGGTGCGCTGCTGCGCCGGCGTGGCCGAGATCCCCGAGCCGGTGGATCTGGCCCTGATCGCCACCCCGGCGCCCACGGTGCCCGCCCGCCTGGAGGAGTGCGCTGCCGCGGGGGTGAAGGCGGCGATCGTGATCTCGGCGGGCTTCCGGGAGGTGGGGGCGGAGGGCGTGGCGCTCGAGAGTCGGCTGCGCCAGATCCTGCGGGGGTCGGGGATGCGGCTGCTCGGCCCCAACTGCCTGGGGCTGATGAATCCCCGCCTCGGGCTCAACGCCACCTTCGCCTCGGGCATGGCGGCGCCGGGCCATGTGGGCTTTCTGAGCCAGTCCGGCGCCATCTGCACGGCGGTACTCGACTGGAGCCATCGCCAGGGGGTGGGCTTCAGCGCCTTCGTGTCGATGGGCTCGATGCTCGATGTGGGCTGGGGCGATCTGATCACCTACCTGGGGGACGACCCCGCCACCCGCAGCATCGTGGTGTACATGGAAGCCGTGGGCGACGCCCGGGCCTTCCTGTCGGCGGCGCGGGAGGTGGCCCTCACCAAGCCGATCGTGCTGATCAAGGGCGGCCGAACCGACGAGGCCGCCCGGGCCGCGGCCTCGCACACCGGCTCGCTGGCCGGCAGCGACGCGGTGCTGGAGGCGGCGCTGCGGCGCTGCGGGGTGCTGCGGGTGGACCGGCTCTCGGATCTCTTCGATCTGGCCGACGTGCTCGCCAAGCAGCCGAAGGTGCCCAGCGGTCCGCGCCTGGCGATCGTGACCAACGCTGGCGGGCCGGGGGTGCTCGCCACCGATGCCCTGGTGCTCAGCGGTGGCCAGCTGGCCCAGCTCTCGAGCGCCGGTGTGGAGGCCCTCGATGCGGTGCTGCCGGGCCAGTGGAGCCATGGCAATCCCATCGACATCCTGGGTGACGCCGATCCCGAGCGCTACGCCAGCGCCATCCGCATCGCCCTGGATGATCCCGGCAGCGACGGGCTGCTGGTGATCCTCACGCCCCAGGCGATGACCGATCCCACCACCACGGCCCAGCGCCTGCGGGAGCTGGCGGAGGGGAGCCACAAGCCCCTGATCGCCAGCTGGATGGGGGGCGACGAGGTGGCCAGTGGCGCGGCGATCCTCAACGCGGCCGGGATCGCCACCAATCCCTACCCCGATGCCGCCGCCCGGCTGTTCGTGTCCCTCTGGACCTTCGGCTACAACCTGCGCGGCCTCTACGAGACCCCGGTGCTGCTGCCGGAGTCGGATCAGGAGATGGACCAGGAGGCTGCGCTGGCGCCGGGCGACGGCGAGGCGCCAGGCCCGGGCGCTGGGGCCCGGCTGCTGCGCCAGGCCCAGGAGGAGGGCCGCGAGCTGCTCAGCGAGGCCGAGGCCAAGCAGGTGCTCGCCGCTGCGGGCATCCCGGTGCTGGAGACCCGGCTGGCCGCAACGGCGGCCGAGGCCTGCGCGGCCGCCGAGGCGATCGGCTACCCGGTGGTGCTGAAGCTGAACAGCCGCACCATCACCCACAAGAGCGATGTGGGGGGCGTGTGGCTGGATCTGGCCAGTCCCGCCGCCGTGACGGCGGCCTTCGATGCCATGGCCCGCCGCATCCCTGAGCAGTTCGGCCCCCAGGCCTTCGACGGCGTGAGCGTGCAGCCGATGCTGCAGCGGCAGGGCAGCCTGGAGCTGATCGCGGGCAGCAGCCTCGATCCCCAGTTCGGCCCTGTCATCCTGTTCGGCAGCGGCGGCACCCTCGTGGAGGTGTCGCGGGACAGCGCGGTGGGTCTGCCGCCCCTGAACACCACCCTGGCGCGGCGGCTGATGGAGCAGACCCGCGTGTTCCGGGCGCTGCAGGGGGTGCGGGGCGGCCCGCCGGCGGATCTGGAGGGCCTGGAACGGCTGCTGGTGCGCCTCAGCCGGCTCGTGCTGGAGCAGCCCGCCATCCGCGAGATCGACATCAACCCGCTGCTGGTGCGGCCGGGTGATGCCCGCCAGCCCCTAGTGGCGGTGGATGCGCGCATCGTGATCCATCCGGTGGCCGGTGCCAGCTGTCATCTGCCCCGGCCGGCGATCCGCCCCTATCCGAGTCAGTACGTGCGCCACTGGCACCTGCAGGACGGCACCCCGGTGACGATCCGGCCGATCCGTCCGGAGGATGAGCCGCTGCTGGTGGCCTTCCACCGCACGCTGTCGGAGGAGAGCGTGTATTTCCGCTACTTCCACATGATGGCCCTGAGCCACCGCACCGCCCACGAGCGGCTGCTGCGCATCTGCTTCACCGATTACGAGCGGGAGCTGGCCCTGGTGGTGGACCGGCGCGATCCCGACTCCGGTGAGCACCGCATCCTGGCCGTGGGGCGGCTCAGCCGGCTGCACGGCTGCAACGAGGCCGAGTTCGCGATGCTGATCAGCGACCCCTACCAGCGCCAGGGTCTGGGCACCGAGTTGCTGGCCCAGCTGCTGCACATCGGCCGCGAGGAGGGGGTGGACCGGGTGAAGGCGGAGATCCTGCATGAGAACCGGGCCATGCAGCGGGTGTGCGGCAAGCTCGGCTTCAGCCAGCGCTCCACCCCCGAGGCGGTCGAGGCCTGGATCGACCTGGCCGCGGCATCTCCCAGGACCTGA
- the gluQRS gene encoding tRNA glutamyl-Q(34) synthetase GluQRS gives MPSCLSVPPAALPAHVQQQIQAGLDRRSRGYRGRFAPSPTGSLHRGNLRTALLSWLEARLAGGTWLLRLDDLDTPRNRAGAEEEILHDLRWLGLHWDGPLWRQSERRGLYGTVLSALRRDGRLYPCRCSRRLLADVSAPHGGWAVYPGFCRTVAPRWGPEQGRLPSWRLRLPPGRIRWREHGRLGLHAAPGDLDAASAVGDVVLRRADGFLAYHLATAVDELTLGISAVVRGADLWRSTAAQVAVMAQLGADPPVYAHGPLWCDPASGQRLSKREGAEGLAGLRQRGLDAAGVIGLLAASVDLVPPGSRLSAPELLQELRSRPAA, from the coding sequence ATGCCTTCCTGTCTGTCCGTGCCTCCCGCCGCGCTTCCTGCCCATGTGCAGCAGCAGATCCAGGCCGGTCTGGATCGGCGGTCGCGGGGGTACCGGGGCCGGTTCGCCCCTTCCCCCACCGGCTCCCTGCACCGCGGCAACCTGCGCACGGCCCTGCTGAGCTGGCTGGAAGCCCGGCTGGCCGGCGGCACCTGGCTGCTGCGGCTCGACGACCTCGACACCCCCCGCAACCGCGCCGGAGCCGAAGAGGAGATCCTGCACGACCTGCGCTGGCTGGGCCTTCACTGGGATGGGCCGCTGTGGCGCCAGAGCGAGCGCCGGGGGCTCTACGGCACGGTGCTCTCGGCCCTGCGCCGGGATGGCCGCCTTTACCCCTGCCGCTGCAGCCGGCGGCTGCTGGCCGACGTGTCCGCCCCCCACGGCGGTTGGGCCGTGTATCCAGGGTTCTGCCGCACCGTTGCGCCCCGGTGGGGGCCGGAACAGGGCCGCCTGCCCAGCTGGCGGCTGCGGCTGCCGCCGGGGCGGATCCGCTGGCGGGAGCATGGGCGGCTGGGGCTGCATGCGGCTCCGGGAGACCTGGACGCCGCCAGCGCGGTGGGGGATGTGGTGCTGCGCCGGGCCGACGGGTTTCTGGCGTACCACCTCGCCACGGCGGTGGATGAGCTCACGCTCGGCATCAGCGCTGTGGTTCGGGGGGCCGACCTCTGGCGTTCCACGGCCGCCCAGGTGGCGGTGATGGCCCAGCTGGGAGCGGACCCTCCTGTGTACGCCCATGGGCCGCTCTGGTGTGATCCGGCCTCAGGCCAGCGGCTGAGCAAGCGCGAGGGGGCCGAGGGACTGGCGGGTCTGCGGCAGCGGGGGCTGGATGCGGCCGGGGTGATCGGCCTGCTGGCCGCCAGTGTCGACCTGGTGCCGCCGGGCTCCCGCCTCAGCGCCCCGGAACTGCTGCAGGAGCTGCGCAGCCGGCCGGCCGCTTGA
- a CDS encoding HU family DNA-binding protein — translation MNKADLVNLVAARTELTKTDVSQVVDAAIETIIDSVVEGKKVSILGFGSFEPRERSARQGLNPKTGEKIKIPAKRVPAFTAGKMFKDRVQG, via the coding sequence ATGAACAAAGCTGACCTCGTCAACCTCGTGGCCGCCCGCACCGAGCTGACCAAGACCGACGTCTCCCAGGTCGTCGACGCTGCCATCGAGACCATCATCGATTCGGTGGTGGAAGGAAAAAAGGTGTCCATCCTCGGTTTCGGTTCCTTCGAACCGCGCGAGCGTTCCGCCCGTCAGGGCCTCAACCCCAAGACCGGCGAGAAGATCAAGATCCCGGCCAAGCGGGTTCCGGCCTTCACCGCCGGCAAGATGTTCAAGGATCGCGTGCAGGGCTGA
- a CDS encoding MBL fold metallo-hydrolase — MAQVSVLAHAPEAGRPPLAVLPGLWLFAPSRDSQGGSSWLLEGDRSGLGFDLLIDCPGYSQANLDWLAGRGGDGLLVLTSREGHGRCRRWQQALGWPVLVQEQEAYLLPGVERLQRFGAGHDLAAGVRLLWTPGSTPGACVLHVGQQDLDVLFCGRLLAPVGVGAVAPLRTARTFHWPRQLRSLATLRQWLPPDSPRWIACGGGLGALRGEKLVPRGAAVLEALDLGPPAAAGSGAP, encoded by the coding sequence TTGGCCCAGGTGTCCGTGCTCGCCCATGCTCCGGAGGCCGGCCGTCCACCGCTGGCCGTGCTGCCGGGGCTCTGGCTGTTCGCCCCCAGCCGCGACAGCCAGGGGGGCAGCAGCTGGTTGCTGGAGGGCGACCGCTCCGGCCTGGGCTTCGATCTGCTGATCGACTGCCCCGGCTACAGCCAGGCCAACCTCGACTGGCTGGCCGGGCGTGGCGGGGACGGGCTGCTCGTGCTCACCAGCCGGGAGGGCCACGGCCGCTGCCGGCGCTGGCAGCAGGCCCTGGGCTGGCCGGTGCTGGTGCAGGAGCAGGAGGCCTACCTGCTGCCGGGGGTGGAGCGGCTGCAGCGTTTCGGCGCCGGCCACGATCTGGCTGCCGGCGTTCGCCTGCTCTGGACCCCGGGGTCGACGCCCGGTGCCTGCGTGCTGCACGTGGGCCAGCAGGACCTCGATGTGTTGTTCTGCGGCCGGCTGCTGGCTCCCGTGGGCGTGGGGGCCGTGGCGCCGCTGCGCACCGCCCGCACCTTTCACTGGCCTCGGCAGCTGCGCAGCCTGGCCACGCTGCGCCAGTGGCTGCCGCCGGACTCACCCCGCTGGATCGCCTGTGGCGGCGGGCTCGGAGCCCTGCGCGGCGAGAAACTGGTTCCGCGGGGCGCCGCCGTGCTGGAGGCCCTCGATCTGGGCCCTCCGGCTGCCGCTGGCAGCGGGGCGCCATAA
- a CDS encoding glycogen-debranching protein — protein sequence MHPGRPWPLGASLTSRGVNFSVVAPLATSLELLLFSHGEASEPFRVVKLGPTHRSGDHWHVEVEGLGLGTCYGYRVFGPLQPGGHSFNPSKVLLDPCARAIAGWGTYRRSAAVGAAPNAAHCLKGVVTERDRFDFEAAPRPRHSWQRSVIYELHVGGFTQGAGCPVSRERQGTLLGLIEALPALKELGITAIELLPVMAFDPSDAPAGRFNHWGYSPVSWMAPHPEYLVGDDPLSGRDQVRQLVTACHQAGIEVLLDVVYNHTSEGNQNGPTLSWRGFCDRLYYQQNALGDYQDVSGCGNTIAANRPLVRRLILESLRCWAVELGVDGFRFDLGIALSRGDNLAPLAAPPLFEAMEADPDLADLKLISEPWDCGGLYKLADFPARRVATWNGRFRDDLRRFWKGDENCAWAVGQRLSGSPDLYHHVPVHPGQAITFLTAHDGFTLADLVSFNGKHNLANGEDNRDGDNHNNSWNHGVEGPSTDHAITSLRERQLRNLLSSLLLSPGVPMLLMGDEVRRSQGGNNNTWCQNNPLGWMHWQPDKHDLALRLFVRRLLALRRQLVDLINPEFPLPDRPQRRQDDPVHRWRQWHGVEIGRPDWAGWSHTVAWSVNDSIDGPLLWCAMNAYSKAVHFDLPVSTSGWMRVIDTGLPPGEDLPAAPQRWSPGGIPLESRSLVLLVARRRLAGVALP from the coding sequence GTGCATCCGGGCCGCCCCTGGCCCCTCGGGGCTTCCCTCACCAGCCGTGGGGTGAATTTCTCGGTGGTGGCGCCGCTGGCCACCAGCCTGGAGCTGCTGCTCTTCAGCCACGGCGAGGCCAGCGAGCCCTTCCGGGTGGTGAAACTCGGTCCCACCCACCGCTCCGGTGACCACTGGCACGTGGAGGTGGAAGGCCTGGGGCTGGGCACCTGCTACGGCTACCGGGTGTTCGGGCCGCTGCAGCCCGGGGGCCACAGCTTCAACCCCTCGAAGGTGCTGCTCGATCCCTGTGCCCGGGCGATCGCCGGCTGGGGCACTTACCGCCGCAGCGCGGCGGTGGGGGCGGCGCCGAACGCGGCCCACTGCCTCAAGGGGGTGGTGACCGAGCGCGACCGCTTCGATTTCGAGGCGGCGCCGCGACCGCGCCACAGCTGGCAGCGGAGCGTGATCTACGAGCTGCATGTGGGCGGCTTCACCCAGGGGGCAGGCTGCCCGGTGAGCCGGGAGCGCCAGGGCACGTTGCTGGGGCTGATCGAGGCCCTGCCGGCCCTGAAGGAGCTGGGCATCACCGCGATCGAGCTGCTGCCGGTGATGGCCTTCGATCCCAGCGATGCCCCGGCCGGGCGGTTCAACCACTGGGGCTACAGCCCGGTGAGCTGGATGGCCCCCCATCCCGAGTACCTGGTGGGCGACGATCCCCTCAGCGGCCGCGACCAGGTGCGCCAGCTGGTGACGGCCTGCCACCAGGCCGGCATCGAGGTGCTGCTGGACGTGGTCTACAACCACACCAGCGAGGGCAACCAGAACGGTCCCACCCTGAGCTGGCGCGGCTTCTGCGACCGGCTCTACTACCAGCAGAACGCCCTGGGCGACTACCAGGACGTGAGCGGCTGCGGCAACACCATCGCCGCCAACCGTCCGCTGGTGCGGCGGCTGATCCTCGAGTCGCTGCGCTGCTGGGCCGTGGAGCTGGGGGTGGACGGCTTCCGCTTCGATCTGGGCATCGCCCTCAGTCGTGGCGACAACCTCGCTCCCCTGGCCGCGCCGCCCCTGTTCGAGGCGATGGAGGCCGACCCCGACCTGGCCGATCTCAAGCTGATCAGCGAACCCTGGGACTGCGGCGGCCTCTACAAGCTGGCCGACTTCCCGGCCCGGCGCGTGGCCACCTGGAACGGCCGCTTCCGCGACGACCTGCGCCGCTTCTGGAAAGGGGATGAGAACTGCGCCTGGGCCGTGGGCCAGCGGCTCAGCGGCAGCCCCGACCTCTACCACCACGTGCCGGTGCATCCGGGCCAGGCCATCACCTTCCTCACCGCCCACGACGGCTTCACGCTGGCGGATCTGGTGAGTTTCAACGGCAAACACAACCTGGCCAACGGGGAGGACAACCGCGACGGCGACAACCACAACAACAGCTGGAACCACGGTGTGGAGGGTCCCAGCACCGACCACGCGATCACCAGCCTGCGGGAGCGTCAGCTGCGCAACCTGCTCAGCAGCCTGCTGCTGTCCCCCGGGGTTCCCATGCTGCTGATGGGCGATGAGGTGCGACGCAGCCAGGGGGGCAACAACAACACCTGGTGCCAGAACAATCCCCTGGGCTGGATGCACTGGCAGCCGGACAAGCACGATCTGGCTCTGCGCCTGTTCGTGCGCAGGCTCCTGGCCCTGCGCCGCCAGCTGGTAGATCTGATCAACCCGGAATTTCCGCTGCCGGATCGACCCCAGCGCCGTCAGGACGACCCGGTGCACCGCTGGCGCCAGTGGCACGGGGTGGAGATCGGCCGGCCGGACTGGGCCGGCTGGTCCCACACGGTGGCCTGGAGCGTCAACGACAGCATCGACGGCCCCCTGCTCTGGTGCGCGATGAACGCCTACAGCAAGGCAGTTCACTTCGATCTGCCGGTGTCCACCTCGGGATGGATGCGGGTGATCGACACCGGCCTGCCCCCCGGCGAGGACCTGCCGGCTGCACCCCAGCGCTGGTCGCCTGGTGGCATTCCGCTGGAGAGCCGCAGCCTGGTGCTGCTGGTGGCGCGGCGGCGGCTGGCGGGGGTGGCGCTGCCCTGA
- a CDS encoding chlorophyll a/b-binding protein, giving the protein MSDSTTSRFGFVAFAETWNGRLAMLGFTIGLATELLTGQGILGQIGLG; this is encoded by the coding sequence ATGTCTGACAGCACCACCTCCCGCTTCGGTTTCGTCGCCTTCGCCGAGACCTGGAATGGCCGCCTCGCCATGCTCGGTTTCACCATCGGTCTGGCCACCGAACTGCTCACCGGCCAGGGCATCCTCGGCCAGATCGGCCTCGGCTGA
- a CDS encoding DoxX family protein gives MSTLQLLEGLAGFAAACLALWFLRLNRSDLDASRAGNAVLSAGPAAGPLTQLVQRPAVRGLLGRYVLQRGTLADAGLLILRVAIGLMMIHHGQDKLGNPQAFADTYVAPLHLPFPLVLAWVAGLSEVMGSWLLILGLLTPLGALAIAGTMSVAAYHHILTAGLNIYVLELVVLYLGASLALLLLGPGRFSFDGAITAELLQAPEVQAPEVEPPQHTGSTSEQAVAPSLAQIGGV, from the coding sequence ATGTCCACCCTTCAACTGCTGGAAGGTCTCGCCGGCTTCGCGGCGGCCTGTCTGGCGCTGTGGTTCCTGCGCCTGAACCGCTCCGACCTGGATGCCTCCCGGGCCGGCAACGCCGTGCTCTCAGCCGGTCCAGCCGCCGGTCCGCTCACCCAGCTGGTGCAGCGCCCGGCCGTGCGCGGCCTGCTCGGGCGCTACGTGCTCCAGCGCGGCACCCTCGCCGATGCCGGCCTGTTGATCCTGCGCGTGGCGATCGGCCTGATGATGATTCATCACGGCCAGGACAAGCTCGGCAATCCTCAGGCCTTCGCCGACACCTACGTGGCCCCGCTCCACCTCCCCTTTCCCCTCGTGCTCGCCTGGGTGGCCGGCCTGTCCGAGGTGATGGGCAGCTGGCTGCTGATCCTGGGCCTCCTCACCCCCCTCGGGGCCCTCGCCATCGCCGGCACCATGAGCGTGGCGGCCTACCACCACATCCTCACGGCCGGCCTCAACATCTACGTGCTGGAGCTGGTGGTGCTCTACCTGGGCGCCAGCCTGGCCCTGCTGCTGCTGGGTCCTGGCCGTTTCTCCTTCGACGGTGCCATCACCGCCGAACTGCTCCAGGCTCCCGAGGTTCAGGCTCCCGAGGTTGAGCCTCCCCAGCACACCGGCTCCACCTCCGAGCAGGCCGTCGCGCCCTCCCTGGCCCAGATCGGTGGGGTCTGA